One Sulfurimonas sp. HSL-3221 genomic window, CAAGGTCACCATCAGAGTCGACCTGAAAAAGGCGAAAAAACTGCGCGCGACCGGGGACCTCATCTTCACCAAGACTGGCATCAGGGGGCCCGCCGTGCTGGACTTCGCCCGCGACGTCACCCCGCTGCTGGAGACCTATGGCGAAGTACCGCTGCTGATCAATATGACGAAGGGGATGAGCGAGGACGACCTGCTCAAGCATTTCAGAGCATACCAAAACGACCATCCCGACGCCGTCACGATCGACCTTGTCATGACCCTGCTGCCCGAGGCCCTAAGTTTGCAACTCTGCGCCCTCGCCCACGCCGACCCGCAGACGATGTTCAATAAACTGGGCGGAAAGGTGCGCGATGCCCTGCTCAGGCTCCTCGCCTGGACCCCCCTGACCGTCACCGGCCACGACGGCTTCAAGATGGCGATGATCACCCGCGGCGGGGTCTCCCTCAAGGAGATCCGGCCCGAAACGATGGAGAGCAAACTCATCAAAGGGCTCTACTTCTGCGGCGAACTGATGAACCTCGACGGTCCCTGCGGCGGCTACAACCTGCAGTGGTCCTTCGCCAGCGGCTACCTCGCCGGGCACTTGGGCGCCCTCCCCACCCCGCAGTAATCTTCAAGCGCGCCGGCGGTAATAAGACGGAAATTTTTGTTGGAGTATAATGTGACAACCTCCTCAAAAGGCGCCGTAATCAAACAGAATATCAACTCTTTTTCCATCGCCGAAGAGATCTGGCACGCCGTCACCCATGGGCTCGGCCTGCTGCTCAGCGTCGCGGCGATGAGCATCCTGACGCTGCTTGCAGCCCAGAGCGGCAGCGGCAAAGCGCTCGCAGGCGCCCTGGTATTCGGCATCGCGCTTATTTTGATGTACGGCATCTCCACCCTCTACCACGCCGTCACCGCTCCCATGGCGAAACGGATTCTCCAGCAGCTAGACCACTCCGCCATCTACCTCCTTATCGCCGGGACCTATACCCCCGTCTCCCTGCTCGGCATCCAGGGCTCATTCGGCTGGATCATCTTCGGCGTCGAATGGGGAGTCGCCGCACTGGGCATCTATCTGAAAGTGGCCTACCACGGCCGTTTCGAAACCCTCTCCCTTGTCCTGTACGCCCTGATGGGCTGGCTGGTACTCGTCGCCGCCAAACCGATGCTGGCCCACGTCGACACGCTCACCCTCTCCCTCCTGCTTGCCGGCGGGCTCACCTATACCCTGGGGATTATCTTCTACGTCTGGGATTCACTGCATCTCAACCATGCCGTCTGGCACCTCTTTGTCCTCGGCGGCAGCGTTTTTCACTTTTTTGTCGTCCTCTTTCTCATTCCAAGCCGATAGTTCCGCCGCTGTACTGCAAAGTGGAGAGGGGGATGCACTTTTTAGATGATAATGAAGCGTAAAAATTGCAGCAGAAGCAAGTACTAGGAGTGTTATGAAAAGGTATCTCGGCTCCTTCACCATCGACATTTACGATCTCGGCGGGATTATGGACACGCGTATCAATGACGAGGCCCGGTGGATCGTCGAGCAGTATATCCGCACGATCAACGCTGTCGCCGATGTCGACCGCATGAGTCTCGAGCAAAAGGTGTCCGGTGAGTACATCGACGAAGAGCTGGACCGGTATCGGAACCTGCAGTTTTCGTTTGTCATGTCCTCCGGCGAAGAACGCCATGCGCTGCTGCGGGAGCTGTTCAGGCATTTAAGGGACATCGACACCGGCTGCATGGCCAATGTCGAACTCGAACCCTATTTCGGAGTATAACCGGATGAACCTAGCCTTGCGGAGAATGCCGGCTTACGGCGTACCGAACTCTTTGATGACAAGATGATCCGCACTGCTGTCGGCAGGATTGTACAGCGCATTTGTCGACCCGACAGCCATCCCGGACGACTCGGCTCTGACCCACATACTGACGGTATGGCTGCCGGCCGAGAGGCCGTCGAAGATCCCCGTGATCGTCGCCGGATGCGAAGGAAGACCCCCTCTTCGCCATACTGCAGCATCGTACGCGCAGGTCCCGCCGACGAAGGTGTGTCGTCGACCCGCAGTTCGAAAATGACCTGATCGTCGGCAATGACCCCGACACAGATGCGGCCGCTGTACTGGATCTCGAGCACCGATGCGTCCTGCTGCTTGACATAGCTCCCCATATCGCCTATTTTGACGAACTCCCCGACAAACGTCCCGGTAAGAGGGGATGTCGTCCGGGGGACGGCCAGGGTACTCCATCCCACCAGACCGATCGCGGCGATGGCGGCGGTGTTGGCCGAGATGCGGCTGTTGTTGTCGTTGATCTACGTCGTATGCTCGCCGAAGTTGGCGTTGACCTCATCGGCGAGGGCCGGCGTATTGGCGACAAAGGTGTTCATAGGGCCCACTTCCCCCGCCTCAAGCACGCTTACCAGCAGCAGTACGGCTGCTGTCCCCGTGATGCCTTTCATCGTCACTCCTTTTGGCCAGGTTGAGCGGCGTTATTTGAAGACGCTGCCGAGCATCCCTTTGACCGCCTGCTGAACGTCTGCGGGATAAACGACGAATTTGCCGTTCTGGCTCTCGCTCAGTTTCTCCAGTGCCGCAATGTAGCGATCGCCGAGCAGGAACATGGCGGGCAGCTCCTTCTCCTGGATCGATTCCGAGATACGGGCGATCGCTTCGGCAGAGGCCTGGGCCAGTGCGACCTGGGCCTGCGCTTCGAGCTTGGCGGCCTCGAGCTTCCCTTCGGCTTCCAGGATCATGGCGTTCTTGTTCCCGTCGGCCTTGGTGACGACGGCACGGCGTTCGCGCTCGGCGGCGGCCTGCTGTTCCATCGCTTTTTGCATGGAAGGGCTCGGGCTGATGTCCTGGATCTCGACAGACTTGACGGTGACGCCCCAGTCGGCGACGTCGTCGATGATCTGCTCTTTCAGGCGGGCCTTGATCATATCGCGGTTGGAAAGCGCCTCGTCCAGCTTCATCTCCCCGATAATGGAACGCAGCGTCGTCATAACGAGGTTGACGATGGCCATGCGGAAATCCTCGACGCCGTAGACCGCGTCGGAGGGGCGCGTCACCCGGATGAAGGCGATGGCGTTGGTGAGGATGACGGCGTTATCCATCGTAATGACCTCCTGCTGCGGGACGTCGAGGATGATGTCCCGCGTCGTCATCCGCTCGCGCACGCCGTCGATGTAGGGGATAATGAGATTGAGCCCCGGGGTGAGGGTCCGGTAGAACTTGCCCAGCCGCTCGATGACCCACTCCTCGCCCTGAGGGACGACTTTGATCCCTTTGTAGAGTGTGACGATAATAACCAGGGCGAAGACGCCGATAAGATAGAGTGAAACCATTTAGTTCTCCTTGAGGGGGGTCACTTTGATCAGCTGGCCGCTGACGTCGACAATACGAACTTTGGTGCCTACGGCGAGCGGCTCGTCGGCGAAAGCGGGCCATTCGCGGTTGCCCAGGACAGGGATATCAAAGAGCACTTTTCCCCTTTGGGGCGGTTCGATCCCCTCGGTGACGGTCCCCTTTGTGTCGACCCTGTAATTGGGCTGACCGCTCTCCGACACGGTCCGTTGCCGTATAAAACGCCACCACCCCACGACAAAGAGCGTGGAGAGGATCGACCAGATCAGCAGTTCCGTAGAAAATGAAAGATCAAAGAGATAGGCCAGCGTACCCGTCAGGATCGCGGCGACGCCGATTCCCAGCAGCAGAAAGGTCAGCGCCATCGTCTCCAGGCCTATCAGCACCATCCCCAGGATCACCCAGTGCCACCACTCCACGTTTGCGTTCAACCAATCGAGCATGCTTTACTCCTCCGTGTTCATACAAGTATAGCGAATAAACCTGCATGAGTATGTCCTCAACGCGCTTTCCGCTCCCCACGTTTCAAACGGCCGAGCAACATGGCAATCTTGCTGCTGTCCGGAGCTTCCGCCGCTTCGTAGAGGTACTTCTCTACCGCCTCTGCGCTCTTTTTCGCTTCGGGATCGTCCAGGTGCTTGAACA contains:
- a CDS encoding NfeD family protein gives rise to the protein MLDWLNANVEWWHWVILGMVLIGLETMALTFLLLGIGVAAILTGTLAYLFDLSFSTELLIWSILSTLFVVGWWRFIRQRTVSESGQPNYRVDTKGTVTEGIEPPQRGKVLFDIPVLGNREWPAFADEPLAVGTKVRIVDVSGQLIKVTPLKEN
- a CDS encoding SPFH domain-containing protein, whose product is MVSLYLIGVFALVIIVTLYKGIKVVPQGEEWVIERLGKFYRTLTPGLNLIIPYIDGVRERMTTRDIILDVPQQEVITMDNAVILTNAIAFIRVTRPSDAVYGVEDFRMAIVNLVMTTLRSIIGEMKLDEALSNRDMIKARLKEQIIDDVADWGVTVKSVEIQDISPSPSMQKAMEQQAAAERERRAVVTKADGNKNAMILEAEGKLEAAKLEAQAQVALAQASAEAIARISESIQEKELPAMFLLGDRYIAALEKLSESQNGKFVVYPADVQQAVKGMLGSVFK
- the trhA gene encoding PAQR family membrane homeostasis protein TrhA — protein: MTTSSKGAVIKQNINSFSIAEEIWHAVTHGLGLLLSVAAMSILTLLAAQSGSGKALAGALVFGIALILMYGISTLYHAVTAPMAKRILQQLDHSAIYLLIAGTYTPVSLLGIQGSFGWIIFGVEWGVAALGIYLKVAYHGRFETLSLVLYALMGWLVLVAAKPMLAHVDTLTLSLLLAGGLTYTLGIIFYVWDSLHLNHAVWHLFVLGGSVFHFFVVLFLIPSR